One Comamonas endophytica DNA window includes the following coding sequences:
- the lgt gene encoding prolipoprotein diacylglyceryl transferase — MLIYPQIDPVALQLGPIAVHWYGLTYLAAFGLFLWLGTRRLRHPPFSRLTGEQAWSRKDVEDILFLGVVGVVIGGRLGYCLFYKPGYYLSHPLEIFAVWQGGMSFHGGLLGVLGAMTWFARSRRRPWLQVADFVAPCVPTGLAAGRIGNFINGELWGRFASPDLPWGMVFAHSGSMQPRHPSQIYQFLLEGLLLFALLWLYARKEHRQGQVAAAFLVGYGLLRFIAEYFREPDDYLGLLSMGLSMGQWLCLPMMAAGVLLWLWAQRQPQPQPQRPA; from the coding sequence ATGCTCATCTACCCCCAAATCGACCCCGTCGCGCTGCAGCTCGGCCCCATTGCCGTGCACTGGTACGGCCTTACCTATCTGGCCGCCTTCGGCCTGTTCCTGTGGCTGGGCACCCGGCGCCTGCGGCATCCGCCGTTCTCGCGGCTCACGGGCGAGCAGGCCTGGTCGCGCAAGGACGTGGAGGACATCCTGTTCCTGGGCGTGGTCGGCGTGGTGATCGGCGGGCGCCTGGGCTACTGCCTGTTCTACAAGCCCGGCTACTACCTGTCGCATCCGCTGGAGATCTTCGCGGTCTGGCAGGGCGGCATGTCTTTCCACGGCGGCTTGCTGGGCGTGCTGGGCGCGATGACCTGGTTTGCGCGTTCGCGCCGCCGCCCCTGGCTGCAGGTGGCCGACTTCGTCGCGCCCTGCGTGCCCACCGGCCTGGCGGCAGGGCGCATCGGCAATTTCATCAATGGCGAACTCTGGGGGCGCTTTGCCAGCCCGGACCTGCCCTGGGGCATGGTGTTCGCGCACAGCGGCTCGATGCAGCCGCGCCATCCCTCGCAGATCTACCAGTTCCTGCTCGAAGGCCTGCTGCTGTTCGCGCTGCTGTGGCTATATGCGCGCAAGGAGCACCGCCAAGGCCAGGTGGCGGCGGCGTTCCTGGTTGGCTACGGCCTGCTGCGCTTCATCGCCGAATATTTCCGCGAACCCGATGACTACCTGGGCCTGCTGTCGATGGGCCTGAGCATGGGCCAATGGCTGTGCCTGCCGATGATGGCGGCTGGCGTGCTGCTGTGGCTGTGGGCGCAGCGCCAGCCGCAGCCCCAACCGCAACGTCCTGCCTGA
- the ilvD gene encoding dihydroxy-acid dehydratase has translation MPAYRSKTSTAGRNMAARSLWRATGMKDEDFSKPIIAIANSFTQFVPGHVHLKDLGQLVAREIEAAGGVAKEFNTIAVDDGIAMGHDGMLYSLPSRDIIADSVEYMVNAHCADALVCISNCDKITPGMLMAAMRLNIPVIFVSGGPMEAGKVRLANPTTHKIEFKKLDLVDAMVMAADDQYTDEQVAEVERSACPTCGSCSGMFTANSMNCLTEALGLSLPGNGTVLATHSDREQLFLRAGRTIVELAKRYYEGNDERALPRSVGKKAFENAITLDIAMGGSTNTILHLLAIAQEAEIDFGMADIDRMSRTVPQLCKVAPNTNKYHIEDVHRAGGIMAILGELDRAGRLHTDVPTVYGASLKDALDEWDIARAPSEAVQTFYKAGPAGIPTQVAFSQSTRWPSLDLDRAEGCIRSYDHAFSKEGGLAVLTGNIALDGCVVKTAGVDDSLLVFEGRAHVTESQDEAVENILADKVVAGDIVIVRYEGPKGGPGMQEMLYPTSYIKSKGLGKACALLTDGRFSGGTSGLSIGHCSPEAAAGGAIGLVQDGDRILIDIPNRAINVLVSDEELARRREAQNAKGWKPAKPRPRKVSAALKAYAKLVMSADKGAVRDLSLLD, from the coding sequence ATGCCCGCATACCGTTCCAAGACTTCCACTGCCGGCCGCAACATGGCTGCGCGCTCCCTGTGGCGTGCCACCGGCATGAAGGACGAAGATTTCAGCAAGCCGATCATCGCCATCGCCAATTCCTTCACCCAGTTCGTGCCCGGCCACGTGCATCTGAAGGACCTGGGCCAGCTGGTCGCGCGCGAGATCGAGGCCGCGGGCGGCGTGGCCAAGGAATTCAACACCATTGCCGTCGATGACGGCATCGCCATGGGCCACGACGGCATGCTGTATTCGCTGCCCAGCCGCGACATCATTGCGGACTCCGTGGAGTACATGGTGAACGCCCACTGCGCCGATGCGCTGGTGTGCATTTCCAACTGCGACAAGATCACGCCCGGCATGCTGATGGCCGCGATGCGCCTGAACATCCCGGTGATCTTCGTTTCGGGCGGGCCGATGGAGGCCGGCAAGGTGCGCCTGGCGAATCCGACGACGCACAAGATCGAGTTCAAGAAGCTGGACCTGGTGGACGCCATGGTGATGGCCGCCGACGACCAGTACACCGACGAGCAGGTGGCCGAAGTCGAACGCTCGGCCTGCCCGACCTGCGGCTCCTGCTCGGGCATGTTCACCGCCAATTCCATGAACTGCCTGACCGAGGCGCTGGGCCTGTCCCTGCCGGGCAACGGCACCGTGCTGGCCACGCATTCCGACCGCGAGCAGCTGTTCCTGCGCGCCGGCCGCACCATCGTCGAGCTGGCCAAGCGCTACTACGAAGGCAACGACGAGCGCGCGCTGCCGCGCTCGGTGGGCAAGAAGGCCTTCGAGAACGCGATCACGCTGGACATCGCGATGGGCGGCTCGACCAACACCATCCTGCACCTGCTGGCCATTGCCCAGGAAGCCGAGATCGACTTCGGCATGGCCGACATCGACCGCATGTCGCGCACCGTGCCGCAGCTGTGCAAGGTCGCGCCCAACACCAACAAGTACCACATCGAGGACGTGCACCGCGCCGGCGGCATCATGGCGATCCTGGGCGAGCTCGACCGCGCCGGCCGCCTGCACACCGACGTGCCCACGGTCTACGGCGCCTCGCTCAAGGACGCGCTGGACGAATGGGACATCGCGCGCGCGCCCAGCGAGGCGGTGCAGACCTTCTACAAGGCGGGCCCCGCCGGCATCCCCACGCAGGTGGCATTCAGCCAGAGCACGCGCTGGCCCAGCCTGGACCTCGACCGCGCCGAGGGCTGCATCCGCTCCTACGACCATGCGTTTTCCAAGGAAGGCGGCCTGGCCGTGCTGACGGGCAACATCGCGCTGGACGGTTGCGTGGTGAAGACCGCGGGCGTCGACGATTCGCTGCTGGTGTTCGAAGGCCGCGCCCATGTGACCGAATCGCAGGACGAAGCGGTGGAGAACATCCTGGCCGACAAGGTTGTGGCCGGTGATATCGTCATCGTGCGCTACGAGGGCCCGAAGGGCGGCCCGGGCATGCAGGAAATGCTCTACCCGACCAGCTACATCAAGTCCAAGGGCCTGGGCAAGGCCTGCGCGCTGCTGACCGACGGGCGCTTCTCGGGCGGCACCTCGGGCCTGTCGATCGGCCACTGCTCGCCCGAAGCGGCGGCTGGCGGCGCCATCGGCCTGGTGCAGGATGGCGACCGCATCCTGATCGATATCCCGAACCGCGCGATCAACGTGCTGGTCAGCGACGAGGAGCTCGCGCGCCGCCGCGAGGCGCAGAACGCCAAGGGCTGGAAACCCGCCAAGCCCCGCCCGCGCAAGGTGTCGGCCGCGCTCAAGGCGTATGCCAAGCTGGTGATGTCGGCGGACAAGGGGGCGGTGCGGGATCTGTCGTTACTGGACTGA
- a CDS encoding TIGR04438 family Trp-rich protein, giving the protein MWMLLIALVLTLLRFLEVGPLAAVSWWWLLVPYGITVAWWSFSDATGLTKRRAAERDEARRQSRIERQKQVLSPRKRR; this is encoded by the coding sequence ATGTGGATGTTGCTGATTGCGCTGGTGCTGACCTTGTTGAGATTCCTGGAGGTCGGGCCGCTGGCCGCGGTGTCGTGGTGGTGGCTGCTGGTGCCCTACGGGATCACGGTGGCATGGTGGAGTTTCTCGGACGCGACGGGCCTGACCAAGCGCCGCGCCGCCGAGCGCGACGAGGCGCGCCGGCAAAGCCGCATCGAGCGGCAGAAGCAGGTGCTGAGTCCGCGCAAGCGGCGCTGA
- a CDS encoding c-type cytochrome → MKRTLITLALALGAAAPAMADLALAKSKNCMACHAVDKKLVGPSFKDVAAKYANQKDATDKLAAKIVKGGGGVWGPVPMPANAQVNDADAKKLAAWVMQQK, encoded by the coding sequence ATGAAGCGCACCCTGATCACCCTGGCCCTGGCTCTCGGCGCGGCAGCCCCGGCCATGGCCGACCTGGCCTTGGCCAAGTCCAAGAACTGCATGGCCTGCCACGCCGTCGACAAGAAGCTCGTGGGCCCCTCCTTCAAGGATGTCGCGGCCAAGTATGCCAATCAAAAGGATGCGACCGACAAGCTGGCCGCCAAGATCGTCAAGGGCGGCGGCGGCGTCTGGGGCCCCGTGCCCATGCCCGCCAACGCGCAGGTGAACGATGCCGATGCCAAGAAGCTCGCTGCCTGGGTGATGCAGCAGAAGTGA
- a CDS encoding LapA family protein, whose protein sequence is MHFRTIILALIVLAIAALAALNWPTLAAYSAVNLGVTTVQAPLGVIMLGLTVLLAIFFIAYVLSLQTSVLLETRRHNKEMQAQRELADKAEASRFTELRAVLEAQHLQGQNAVLERLDTIDARAQARAKELENSNAAYIGQLEQQLRDRRPDDRLFVPPSREFP, encoded by the coding sequence ATGCATTTCCGAACCATCATCCTGGCCCTGATCGTGCTGGCCATCGCCGCGCTGGCGGCGCTCAACTGGCCGACGCTGGCCGCCTATTCCGCCGTCAACCTGGGCGTGACCACAGTGCAGGCGCCGCTGGGCGTGATCATGCTGGGCCTCACGGTGCTGCTGGCCATTTTCTTCATTGCCTATGTGCTGTCGCTGCAGACTTCGGTACTGCTCGAAACGCGCCGCCACAACAAGGAAATGCAGGCCCAGCGCGAGCTGGCCGACAAGGCCGAGGCCTCGCGCTTCACCGAGCTGCGCGCCGTGCTCGAAGCCCAGCATCTGCAGGGCCAGAACGCGGTGCTCGAACGCCTCGACACCATCGATGCCCGCGCCCAGGCGCGCGCCAAGGAGCTGGAGAACAGCAATGCCGCGTATATCGGCCAGCTCGAGCAGCAACTGCGCGACCGTCGCCCGGACGACCGCCTGTTCGTGCCTCCTTCGCGCGAATTCCCCTGA
- the acs gene encoding acetate--CoA ligase produces MSASSSAIESVLVENRVFPPPPAFAQAARISGMPAYQALCAEAEADYEGFWARLAREHLDWNKPFSQTLDRSNAPFFQWFADGELNASANCLDRHMGTPVEHKTAIVFEADDGTVTRLSYRELLERVGRFANALKAQGVQKGDRVLIYMPMTVEGVVAMQACARIGATHSVVFGGFSAKAVQERIIDAGAVVVITANYQLRGGKELPLKAIVDDALASGECPSVRRVLVYERTATACAMTPGRDISFDEALAGQSTECAPVAVGAEHPLFILYTSGSTGKPKGVQHSTGGYLLWAKLSMEWTFDLRADDIFWCTADIGWITGHTYVAYGPLAAGATQIVYEGVPTYPDAGRFWQMIERHRCTIFYTAPTAIRSLIKAAEADAAVHPGRSDLSSLRLLGSVGEPINPEAWMWYHRHVGGERCPIVDTFWQTETGGHVITPLPGATPLVPGSCTLPLPGITAAIVDEMGNDIADGTGGILVIKKPWPSMIRNIWNDPERFKKSYFPEELKGYYLAGDGAVRSSDRSYFRITGRIDDVLNVSGHRMGTMEIESALVAKTDLVAEAAVVGRPDDVTGEAICAFVVLKRGRPTGEEAKQLAKELRDWVAREIGPIAKPKEIRFGDNLPKTRSGKIMRRLLRALAKGEAITQDTSTLENPAILEQLAEKN; encoded by the coding sequence ATGAGCGCCTCGTCATCCGCGATTGAATCCGTGCTGGTTGAAAACCGCGTCTTTCCCCCGCCGCCGGCCTTTGCGCAGGCGGCGCGCATTTCCGGCATGCCCGCCTACCAGGCGCTGTGCGCCGAGGCCGAGGCCGACTACGAGGGCTTCTGGGCGCGGCTGGCGCGCGAGCACCTCGACTGGAACAAGCCGTTCAGCCAGACGCTGGACCGCTCCAACGCCCCGTTCTTCCAGTGGTTCGCCGATGGCGAACTCAACGCCAGCGCCAATTGCCTGGACCGCCACATGGGCACGCCCGTCGAGCACAAGACGGCGATCGTCTTCGAGGCCGATGACGGCACGGTGACCCGCCTGAGCTACCGCGAGCTGCTCGAGCGCGTGGGCCGCTTCGCCAACGCGCTCAAGGCCCAGGGCGTGCAAAAGGGCGACCGCGTGCTGATCTACATGCCGATGACCGTCGAGGGCGTGGTGGCGATGCAGGCCTGCGCGCGCATCGGCGCCACGCACAGCGTGGTGTTCGGCGGCTTCTCGGCCAAGGCGGTGCAGGAGCGCATCATCGATGCCGGCGCGGTGGTCGTTATCACCGCCAACTACCAGCTGCGCGGCGGCAAGGAGCTGCCGCTCAAGGCCATCGTCGACGACGCGCTGGCCTCGGGCGAATGCCCGAGCGTGCGCCGGGTGCTGGTCTACGAACGCACCGCCACGGCCTGCGCGATGACGCCGGGGCGCGACATCAGCTTCGACGAGGCGCTGGCCGGCCAGAGCACGGAATGCGCGCCGGTCGCGGTGGGCGCCGAGCACCCGTTGTTCATCCTCTACACCAGCGGCTCGACCGGCAAGCCCAAGGGCGTGCAGCACAGCACCGGCGGCTACCTGCTGTGGGCCAAGCTGAGCATGGAGTGGACCTTCGACCTGCGCGCCGACGACATCTTCTGGTGCACGGCAGACATCGGCTGGATCACGGGCCACACCTATGTCGCCTACGGCCCGCTGGCCGCGGGCGCGACGCAGATCGTGTACGAGGGCGTGCCCACCTACCCGGACGCGGGCCGCTTCTGGCAGATGATCGAGCGCCACCGCTGCACGATCTTCTACACCGCGCCCACGGCCATCCGTTCGCTGATCAAGGCCGCCGAGGCCGACGCCGCGGTGCACCCCGGACGCAGCGACCTGTCGAGCCTGCGCCTGCTGGGCAGCGTCGGCGAGCCGATCAACCCCGAAGCCTGGATGTGGTATCACCGCCATGTGGGCGGCGAGCGCTGCCCCATCGTCGACACCTTCTGGCAGACCGAGACCGGCGGCCATGTGATCACGCCGCTGCCCGGCGCGACGCCGCTGGTGCCGGGCTCGTGCACGCTGCCGCTGCCGGGCATCACCGCCGCCATCGTCGACGAGATGGGCAACGACATCGCCGACGGCACGGGCGGCATCCTGGTCATCAAGAAGCCCTGGCCCAGCATGATCCGCAACATCTGGAACGACCCCGAACGCTTCAAGAAAAGCTACTTCCCCGAGGAGCTCAAGGGCTACTACCTGGCCGGCGACGGCGCGGTGCGCAGCAGCGACCGCAGCTACTTCCGCATCACCGGACGCATCGACGACGTGCTCAACGTCTCGGGCCACCGCATGGGCACGATGGAGATCGAATCGGCGCTGGTGGCCAAGACCGACCTGGTGGCCGAGGCCGCCGTCGTGGGCCGCCCCGACGACGTGACGGGCGAGGCGATCTGCGCCTTCGTGGTGCTCAAGCGCGGCCGGCCCACGGGCGAGGAGGCAAAGCAGCTGGCCAAGGAGCTGCGCGACTGGGTGGCCAGGGAGATCGGCCCCATCGCCAAGCCCAAGGAAATACGCTTCGGCGACAACCTGCCCAAGACCCGCAGCGGCAAGATCATGCGCCGCCTGCTGCGCGCGCTGGCCAAGGGCGAGGCCATCACGCAGGACACCAGCACGCTGGAGAACCCGGCGATTCTCGAGCAGTTGGCCGAAAAAAATTGA
- a CDS encoding TIGR00645 family protein, which produces MDSPPSPKPTPAMGVLPAFIFASRWLQVPLYLGLIMAQGVYVWHFLLELWHLIEAAFGSQEALQALVTSIGYKPDAPLTGLNETVIMLVVLALIDVVMISNLLIMVIIGGYETFVSRLNIEGHPDQPEWLSHVDATVLKVKLGLSIIGISSIHLLKTFINAANYDPKVLMWQTMIHIAFLLSALAIAFTDRLLRNNHQRSH; this is translated from the coding sequence ATGGACTCCCCACCCTCCCCCAAGCCCACGCCAGCGATGGGTGTGCTGCCCGCCTTCATCTTCGCCAGCCGCTGGCTGCAGGTGCCGCTGTACCTGGGCCTGATCATGGCGCAAGGCGTCTACGTCTGGCACTTCCTGCTCGAGCTGTGGCACCTGATCGAGGCCGCGTTCGGCAGCCAGGAAGCGCTGCAGGCGCTGGTCACGAGCATCGGCTACAAGCCCGACGCGCCGCTGACCGGCTTGAACGAGACCGTGATCATGCTGGTCGTGCTGGCGCTGATCGACGTGGTCATGATCTCCAACCTGCTGATCATGGTGATCATCGGCGGCTACGAGACCTTCGTCAGCCGGCTGAACATCGAGGGCCACCCCGACCAGCCCGAGTGGCTCAGCCATGTCGATGCCACGGTGCTCAAGGTCAAGCTCGGCCTGTCGATCATCGGCATCAGCTCGATCCACCTGCTCAAGACCTTCATCAACGCCGCCAACTACGACCCCAAGGTGCTGATGTGGCAGACGATGATCCATATCGCGTTCCTGCTGAGCGCACTGGCGATTGCCTTCACCGACCGCCTGCTGCGCAACAACCACCAACGCAGCCACTGA
- the proW gene encoding glycine betaine/L-proline ABC transporter permease ProW, with protein sequence MSSTVNHSSPMQVAQVSTDALDSTVMDMSAMPLTDLPSGSAADVPDVAVATDPWTLGNSGQLDAGNTDWLDGPRLVNDALNGQADAPATLAQMLDVQHWMADSAQVQDSINQGLEWVVTHFRPFFQTVRAPIDATLTGVEGLLTSVPSMVMIALMVLLAWQFAGRAIALGTLVSLAIVALLGIWPEAMVTLSLVLTSLAFCILIGLPVGIALASSDRAQRWTRPLLDAMQTTPAFVYLVPVVMLFGIGNVPGVIVTIVFALPPLIRLTNLGIRQVRPDLIEASRAYGASPLQMLWKVQLPLAMPSIMAGINQALMLSLSMVVIASMIAVGGLGQMVLRGIGRLDMGLATVGGLGIVLLAIALDRITQAMGKSQRGGERWTQRGPLGWLLRLRPARRAPAAAGSRASAPASAAPMGDAIGA encoded by the coding sequence ATGAGCAGTACCGTCAACCATTCCTCCCCCATGCAGGTCGCCCAGGTCAGCACCGACGCCCTCGACTCCACGGTGATGGACATGTCCGCCATGCCGCTGACCGACCTGCCCTCCGGCAGCGCCGCCGACGTGCCCGATGTCGCCGTCGCCACCGATCCCTGGACGCTGGGCAACAGCGGCCAGCTCGACGCCGGCAACACCGACTGGCTCGACGGCCCGCGCCTGGTCAATGATGCGCTGAACGGCCAGGCCGACGCCCCGGCCACACTGGCGCAGATGCTCGACGTGCAGCACTGGATGGCCGACTCGGCCCAGGTGCAGGACAGCATCAACCAGGGCCTCGAATGGGTCGTCACGCATTTCCGCCCGTTTTTCCAGACCGTGCGCGCGCCCATCGATGCCACGTTGACGGGCGTCGAAGGCCTGCTCACCAGCGTGCCATCGATGGTCATGATCGCCCTGATGGTGCTGCTGGCCTGGCAGTTCGCGGGCCGCGCCATTGCCCTGGGCACGCTGGTCTCGCTGGCCATCGTCGCGCTGCTGGGCATCTGGCCCGAGGCGATGGTCACGCTGTCGCTGGTGCTGACCTCGCTGGCCTTCTGCATCCTGATCGGCCTGCCCGTGGGCATTGCGCTGGCATCCAGCGACCGCGCGCAGCGCTGGACGCGGCCCCTGCTCGATGCGATGCAGACCACCCCGGCTTTCGTCTACCTGGTGCCGGTGGTGATGCTGTTCGGCATCGGCAACGTGCCCGGCGTCATCGTGACCATCGTGTTCGCGCTGCCGCCGCTGATCCGCCTCACCAACCTGGGCATCCGCCAGGTGCGCCCGGATCTGATCGAGGCCAGCCGCGCCTATGGCGCATCGCCCCTGCAGATGCTGTGGAAGGTGCAGCTGCCGCTGGCCATGCCCTCCATCATGGCCGGCATCAACCAGGCGCTGATGCTGTCGCTGTCGATGGTGGTGATCGCCTCGATGATCGCCGTTGGCGGCCTGGGGCAGATGGTACTGCGCGGCATCGGCCGCCTCGACATGGGCCTGGCCACCGTCGGCGGCCTGGGCATCGTGCTGCTGGCCATTGCACTCGACCGCATCACCCAGGCCATGGGCAAGTCCCAGCGCGGCGGCGAGCGCTGGACCCAGCGCGGCCCGCTGGGCTGGCTGCTGCGGCTGCGCCCGGCGCGCCGTGCGCCGGCGGCTGCCGGCAGCCGCGCCAGCGCCCCGGCATCGGCCGCCCCCATGGGCGACGCCATCGGCGCCTGA
- the proX gene encoding glycine betaine/L-proline ABC transporter substrate-binding protein ProX gives MSHFPTRPRLRTALLATCLAGFGLLAQAQDSGGAALPGKGVKVFPLKSSIAEESFQTQLVVKALQKLGYDVQPVQEVEYPTAHLAIANGDATFMANHWIPLHEGFYKNAGGDAKLTRKGTFADGAIQGYLIDKKTAEQYGITQIGQLKDPKLAALFDANGDGKADMTGCTPGWGCEAAIEHQLDAFQLRGTITHQQGTYSALIADTISRYKSGKPVLYYTWTPFWVSAQLKPGSDVMWLEVPFSATPGAQGGEDTKLPNGKNYGFLPNSQHILANKQWALQNPAAGKLFEIMQLPIDDINAENNRMFEGENKPGDIERHVAGWIEAHQDTFDGWIAQAQAAAAGK, from the coding sequence ATGTCCCATTTCCCCACCCGCCCGCGCCTGCGCACTGCGCTGCTGGCCACCTGCCTGGCCGGCTTCGGCTTGCTGGCCCAAGCCCAGGACTCGGGCGGCGCTGCGCTGCCCGGCAAGGGCGTCAAGGTCTTCCCGCTCAAGAGCTCCATCGCCGAGGAGAGCTTCCAGACCCAGCTGGTCGTCAAGGCGCTGCAAAAGCTCGGCTACGACGTGCAGCCGGTGCAGGAAGTCGAGTACCCCACGGCGCATCTGGCCATCGCCAACGGCGATGCGACCTTCATGGCCAACCACTGGATTCCGCTGCACGAAGGCTTCTACAAGAACGCCGGCGGCGACGCCAAGCTCACGCGCAAGGGCACCTTTGCCGACGGCGCCATCCAGGGCTACCTGATCGACAAGAAGACCGCCGAGCAGTACGGCATCACGCAGATCGGCCAGCTCAAGGATCCGAAGCTGGCCGCGCTGTTCGATGCCAACGGCGACGGCAAGGCCGACATGACCGGCTGCACCCCGGGCTGGGGCTGCGAGGCCGCCATCGAGCACCAGCTCGACGCCTTCCAGCTGCGCGGCACCATCACGCACCAGCAGGGCACCTACTCGGCGCTGATCGCAGACACCATCTCGCGCTACAAGTCGGGCAAGCCCGTCCTGTACTACACCTGGACGCCCTTCTGGGTCAGCGCCCAGCTCAAGCCCGGCAGCGACGTGATGTGGCTGGAGGTGCCCTTCAGCGCCACCCCGGGCGCCCAGGGCGGCGAGGACACGAAGCTGCCCAACGGCAAGAACTACGGCTTCCTGCCCAACAGCCAGCACATCCTGGCGAACAAGCAATGGGCGCTGCAGAACCCGGCGGCGGGCAAGCTGTTCGAGATCATGCAGCTGCCGATCGACGACATCAACGCCGAGAACAACCGCATGTTCGAAGGCGAGAACAAGCCGGGCGACATCGAGCGCCACGTGGCGGGGTGGATCGAGGCGCACCAGGACACCTTCGACGGCTGGATCGCGCAAGCCCAGGCGGCGGCGGCTGGCAAGTAA
- a CDS encoding NAD(P)-binding protein — MSHLLLGGEVDAPAAVAPAPAELSQPQPALAADDTTAHCAIAIIGGGVAGLHTALRLAERFGPRLCLFEQDACLGGRVSDIPASDEQAAGPFVQLGARRIMEGQSVLTQLAEELGIPLQKPEMLEELGFTRGMYATNNDEFIRVFPGLDVDRSRGGYEIQLYEKLLRGPERRHVDDYPNLRAYAEKVIGAEGCAFLHGTYRFRADHEYDLSAKAYLDYLDEENDAGAICPSGHCQSLYPVGGMSAYTRGMEQRVRDLGCSCIWARPCSPSTNRPPATSSRRRGAPSPPARW, encoded by the coding sequence ATGAGCCATCTTCTGTTGGGCGGCGAAGTGGACGCCCCCGCCGCCGTGGCGCCCGCCCCGGCAGAACTTTCCCAGCCGCAGCCAGCGCTGGCCGCTGACGACACCACCGCGCATTGCGCCATCGCCATCATCGGCGGCGGCGTGGCCGGCCTGCATACGGCACTGCGCCTGGCCGAACGCTTCGGGCCGCGCCTGTGCCTGTTCGAGCAGGACGCCTGCCTGGGCGGGCGCGTGTCCGATATTCCCGCATCCGACGAACAGGCCGCCGGCCCCTTCGTGCAGCTCGGCGCGCGGCGCATCATGGAAGGCCAGAGCGTGCTGACGCAGCTGGCCGAGGAGCTGGGCATTCCCCTGCAGAAGCCCGAAATGCTCGAGGAGCTGGGCTTCACGCGCGGCATGTATGCCACCAACAACGACGAGTTCATCCGCGTGTTTCCCGGGCTCGACGTGGACCGCAGCCGCGGCGGCTACGAGATCCAGCTCTACGAGAAGCTGCTGCGCGGCCCCGAGCGCCGGCATGTGGACGATTACCCGAATCTGCGCGCCTATGCCGAGAAGGTCATCGGCGCTGAGGGCTGCGCCTTCCTGCACGGCACCTACCGCTTCCGCGCCGATCACGAATACGACCTCAGCGCCAAGGCCTACCTCGACTATCTCGACGAGGAAAACGATGCCGGCGCGATCTGCCCCAGCGGCCATTGCCAGAGCCTGTACCCGGTGGGAGGCATGTCGGCCTATACGCGTGGCATGGAGCAGCGCGTGCGCGACCTGGGGTGCAGCTGCATCTGGGCGAGGCCGTGCAGTCCATCGACAAATCGCCCGCCGGCTACCTCATCAAGACGCCGCGGCGCGCCATCACCGCCAGCACGCTGGTGA